In the Quercus lobata isolate SW786 chromosome 5, ValleyOak3.0 Primary Assembly, whole genome shotgun sequence genome, one interval contains:
- the LOC115992670 gene encoding uncharacterized protein LOC115992670 gives MVSTGEKRVVSKDHESNGKLYDALLKEDTKAVIELCAHMEDHALHILTIHEDTVLHKAAYSKQADLVLSLLEDLPSCPDNKMRRKNRSGNTILHEAATLDHGSSVKVAEEMIKRDQELLRMRNELGETPLFRAARYGKTEIFNFLADKSLNYCEKEMQQFVQRNDKTTILHIAILSQHFGLALKIATHERFMDLVGERDEDGMTALQLLSCNPKAFEPVRRRGFLKRISSKDKYHKGNDVSMEKLSHESALELAKLLVKQDTSWEITSSGIDTSKPRLHKYGGTTSDVSTTNENVDKPDQLPSSISLQQVLELGGITPLFLATKSGCIEIVREILEIYPQAVEHIDNEGRTILHVAIKYRQLEVFKLVLTMEVAMRWLVRRLDNDGNSILHMVGIKRDDYVPEKLRGPALELQEELLWFERVKSVTKAHFIDHRNKKKLTAEGLFAKNNTELRNAARDWLKHTAEGCSIVAVLIATVAFAAAYTIPGGPNQNTGVPLLLNQSFFVVFTATDVLSLTCALTSVVIFLSILTAPFRLEDFKHSLPNKLMLGFTFLFLSVSMMMISFSATIILMIRSKERWTKILLYSLSFLPVGIFALAYFPLYLSLSNTYKYLLKKIMEAFPCRTMSTDTYFFHSNRKAKNRSSSIRLQGGNNNNSCRDNSVGEHCGCHDTSQTTQSPV, from the exons ATGGTTTCCACGGGGGAAAAAAGGGTTGTTTCTAAAGATCATGAATCAAATGGAAAGCTGTACGATGCTCTACTGAAAGAAGACACGAAAGCAGTGATAGAACTCTGTGCCCATATGGAGGACCATGCGTTACACATACTGACTATACACGAGGACACAGTGCTCCACAAGGCCGCTTACTCGAAACAAGCTGACCTGGTACTCAGTCTTCTCGAAGACTTGCCTTCCTGCCCTGACAACAAAATGCGCCGCAAAAACCGTTCTGGAAACACAATCCTCCACGAGGCAGCTACTCTCGACCACGGAAGCTCGGTGAAGGTAGCAGAAGAGATGATAAAGAGAGATCAAGAGTTGTTAAGAATGCGCAACGAGCTTGGAGAAACCCCACTCTTTCGAGCAGCTCGCTATGGTAAAACTGAGATTTTCAACTTTCTGGCAgataaaagtttaaactattgtGAAAAGGAAATGCAACAGTTCGTTCAGAGGAATGACAAGACCACTATTCTTCACATCGCCATCCTTTCTCAGCACTTTG GTTTAGCTTTGAAAATCGCTACACACGAACGGTTCATGGATTTAGTTGGTGAAAGAGACGAAGATGGGATGACCGCCCTTCAGCTTCTCTCATGCAACCCCAAAGCTTTTGAACCGGTGCGCAGACGTGGATTCCTCAAGAGAATTTCCAGTAAGGATAAGTATCATAAA GGCAATGACGTTTCCATGGAAAAGTTAAGCCATGAATCAGCGTTAGAGCTTGCCAAATTGTTAGTAAAACAAGACACCTCATGGGAGATCACTAGTTCTGGAATTGACACGAGTAAACCAAGGCTGCACAAATATGGAGGTACTACTTCTGATGTTTCAACTACAAATGAGAATGTGGATAAACCGGATCAGCTGCCCTCTTCTATTTCTTTGCAACAAGTACTGGAACTTGGAGGAATTACACCATTGTTTCTAGCAACTAAGTCAGGGTGCATAGAGATCGTTAGAGAAATACTTGAAATATACCCTCAGGCAGTTGAGCACATTGATAATGAAGGGCGGACCATATTGCATGTAGCTATCAAGTATCGGCAGTTGGAGGTTTTCAAGCTTGTGTTGACAATGGAAGTAGCAATGAGGTGGCTGGTACGAAGGCTTGACAATGATGGGAACTCCATTCTGCATATGGTTGGAATAAAAAGAGATGATTATGTTCCTGAAAAATTGCGAGGCCCTGCACTCGAATTGCAAGAAGAGCTGCTCTGGTTTGAG CGAGTAAAGTCCGTCACAAAAGCCCATTTCATTGATCATCGGAACAAGAAGAAGCTTACTGCTGAAGGATTATTTGCTAAAAACAACACAGAGCTCCGGAATGCTGCCAGAGATTGGCTAAAGCACACTGCAGAAGGATGCTCTATTGTGGCAGTTCTCATCGCGACAGTTGCCTTTGCCGCAGCCTACACAATACCAGGAGGTCCTAACCAGAATACTGGTGTTCCACTCCTTCTCAATCAATCTTTCTTCGTGGTTTTCACAGCAACTGATGTACTCTCACTTACCTGTGCTTTGACCTCAGTGGTTATATTTCTTTCAATACTCACAGCACCATTTAGATTAGAAGACTTCAAGCATTCGCTTCCCAACAAGCTCATGCTAGGCTTCACATTTCTTTTCCTCTCCGTTTCAATGATGATGATATCATTTTCTGCAACGATCATCCTAATGATACGTAGTAAAGAAAGGTGGACAAAAATTCTCCTCTattccctttctttccttccaGTTGGCATCTTTGCACTAGCGTATTTCCCTCTTTATCTTTCTCTGTCAAATACTTACAAGTACTTGCTCAAGAAAATAATGGAGGCATTTCCTTGCCGTACTATGTCTACGGACACCTATTTCTTCCACAGCAATCGAAAAGCCAAAAATCGTAGTTCCTCCATTCGCCTTCAAGGTGGGAACAATAATAATTCCTGTCGAGACAACTCAGTGGGAGAACACTGTGGTTGCCATGATACATCACAGACCACGCAATCCCCGGTTTAA